One Lactobacillus sp. ESL0785 DNA window includes the following coding sequences:
- a CDS encoding arsenate reductase family protein has protein sequence MIKFYGYKRCSTSRSAEKWLHEHDVDVDFQDLVEQPPKKEDLVKWMTDHQDRGLRYFFNTHGMDYRKLHLKDQLPSMTIDEAAEMMSKNGKLIKRPLVVDGDKLTCGFNEDVYKDTWL, from the coding sequence ATGATTAAATTTTATGGTTATAAACGTTGCTCAACCTCACGCAGTGCCGAAAAGTGGCTGCATGAACATGATGTTGATGTCGACTTTCAAGATTTGGTAGAACAGCCACCTAAAAAAGAAGACCTGGTTAAGTGGATGACTGACCATCAAGACCGCGGTTTGCGCTACTTCTTCAACACCCACGGCATGGACTACCGCAAATTGCACTTGAAGGATCAATTACCAAGTATGACCATTGATGAGGCAGCCGAGATGATGTCTAAGAACGGCAAGCTAATCAAGCGCCCACTAGTTGTTGACGGCGACAAGTTAACTTGCGGCTTTAATGAAGATGTTTACAAAGATACTTGGCTATAA